Below is a window of Streptomyces sp. WMMB303 DNA.
CACGATGTCTCCGCCGGAACGCCCTGGTGGACGCTCGATTGCGAATTCCGATCGTGTTGAGTCCCGGCGACTATGCAACACGGTGCGATGTGCGTCACCCTTACGTGCATTACGTGCACGAAACAAGCCACGGCAGACTGAGAAGATGCGCGTCCCCCGACCCCGCTTCCCCCTGCGGTCCCGCCCGCGCAGCCTGGCAGGACAGCTCTTCGCCATGCAGGTGGTCCTGGTCGCCGTGGTGGTCGCCGGCTGCGCGGTGTTCGCGTACGTCTCCGGAAAGTCACAGGCCAGGGAAGCGGCGACGCACCGCGCCCGGGCCACGACGCAGGCCGTGGCCGATTCCCCCTCCGTACGGGCGGCCATCGGCTCCGCCGATCCCAGCGCGCGGTTGCAGCCCTACGCCGAGCAGGTGCGCCGGGACACCGGCGTCAGCTTTGTGACGATCATGAATCCGCGGGGCAAGCGGTGGACACACCCCGACCCCAACCGGATCGGCGAGCAGTTCGTCGGCCACATCGGGCCGGCCCTACGGGGCCACACCTTCGACGAGACCTACACCGGCACGCTGGGCCCGTCGGTGCGCGTGGTCACGCCCGTCCGGGAAGCCGGGCACGGCGGGCGGGAGGGCCGGATCATCGGCCTGGTCAGCGCCGGGATCACCATCGACACCATCAGCGAGCAGGTCGGCGAGCAGCTCACCGCGGTGCTCGCGGTGGCCGGCGGCGCCCTCGCGCTGGGCGCCCTCGGTACGTATCTGACCAACGCCCGGCTGCGCCGCCACACCCACGGGATGAACGCGGTCGAACTCAGCCGGCTGCACGACTACCACCAGGCGACGCTGCACGCGGTGCGCGAGGGGCTGCTGCTGCTCGACGGGGAGGGGCGGGTCGCGCTCGTCAACGACGGCGCCCGCCTGCTGCTGGGCCGGGACGGACCGCGGGACCTGGTCGGCCGGACCGTCGGCGACCTCGGGCTGCCCCCCGAGCTGACCGAAGCGCTGCTGGCCGAGGAGCCGCGCCGGGACGAGGTCCATCTGACCGGCGAGCGGATCGTGGTCGTCAACACCGCGCCGGTGGACGGCGGGGAACGCCGCGGCACGGTGGTGACCCTGCGCGACCACACCGAACTGCGGGCGCTGGCCGGTGAGCTGGACTCGGTGCGCGGCTTCGCCGAGGCGCTGCGCTCCCAGGCCCACGAGGCCGCGAACCGACTGCACACCGTCGTCTCCCTGATCGAACTGGGCCGGGTGACGGAGGCCGTGCGCTTCGCGACCGAGGAACTGGAGCTGGCGCAGGCGCTGACCGACCGGGTGGTGAGCGCGGTGCGGGAACCGGTGCTGGCCGCGCTGCTGCTGGGCAAGGCCGCGCAGGCCAAGGAGCGCGGCGTCGAGTTGCTCCTCGCGGCGGACTCCGGTGTCGAGGACGTGCCCGGGATCCCGGGCCGGGACCTGGTGACGGTGCTGGGCAATCTGATCGACAACGCGGTCGAGGCCGTCACGGCCGCGCCCACCGGCCGGCTGCCGGGCCCGGGTCCGGCCGGCGACGAACCCGCCCCGGACAGTCCCCGGGTGACGGTCACGGTCCGGTGCACCCGCTCCGGCGTCCTGCTGCTGCGCGTGGCCGACACCGGTCCCGGCCTGCCGCCCGGGGCCGGGGACCGGCTCTTCGAGCGGAACTGGTCCACCAAACCCGGCCGCGGCGGCGGCATCGGCCTGGCCCTGGTGCGGCAGACGGCGCACCGGCACGGGGGCGAGGTGCACGCCCGCGATCTGCCCGGCGCGGGTGCCGAGTTCGAGGTGCGGCTGCCGCTGCCCCGGAAGGCAGGGACCCAGGAGGTACCGCGATGACACTCCGTGTCCTGGTCGTCGAGGACGATCCCGTGGCGGCCGACGCGCACGCCCTCTACGTCAGCCGGGTGCCGGGCTTCGAGGTGGCCGGGAAGGCGCACTCCCGGGCCGAGGCGCTCCGTGCCCTGGAGGACGCGGCGGGCCGGGGCGGGGGCGTCGATCTGATCCTGCTCGATCTGTATCTGCCCGACGGCAGCGGCCTGGACCTGCTGCGCGCCCTGCGTGCGGCGGGCCATTCGGAGGACGTGTTCGCGGTGACGTCGGCCCGCGATCTGACGATGATCCGCGAGGGGGTCGCGCTCGGGGTCGTCCAGCATGTGCTGAAGCCGTTCACGTTCCGCACGCTCAGCGACCGGCTGCTGCGCTACGCGGACTTCCGCGCCACGGCCGAGGCCGGTGGCGAGGCGGTCAGTCAGGACGAGGTGGACCGGACGCTGTCGGTGCTGCGGGCGGCTCCCACCGCCTCGGCGCTGCCGAAGGGGCTGAGTTCCCCGACGCTGGCGCGGGTGACGGACCGGCTGCGGGAGGCGGCTCGGGAGGGGCTGACGGCGAGTGAGGCGGCGGCGGCGCTCGGCGTGAACCGGATCACCGCACGCCGCTATCTCGAACACCTCGTCACCACCGGCTCCGCGGAGCGGCGGCAGCGCTACGGGCAGGTGGGGCGCCCCGAGCACCACTACCTGTGGCGCGGGGGCCCGGCCTCGGGCGGGCCGTAGGGACCCGTCCGCCACCGGATCCCGGCCGACGGGGCTGCCGCTCCGCCGGACGGGGGGCCGATGGGCCCGGGCCGCCCGGCGGCCGGCCGAGGCGGGCCGCCGGGCGGTGGTGCGGGCTGTCCGTCAACCGTCCGAACGAACGGTCCGGGGCTGCACGGGGGACAGCCCCGGGTGGATCAGCTCTGCGAGGAGCGGCGCTTGCGCGCGAAGGCGACGAGGCCCCCGCCTGCGACGACCACGGCGGCCGCGATGCCGGCGATCATCGGGGTGTTGCTGGAGGAACCCGTCTCGGCCAGGTCGTCACCGCCGCCCTGCGGCTTCTCCGCCGGGGCGCTGGAGCTGGACTCGGGCGCGCTCGGCTCCGGCTTCTCGCTGGGGCTCTGCGAGGGGCTGGGCGAGGAGGGCGGGGTGGACTCCGACTCGCTGGGCGTCGGGCTGGGCGTCGGCTTCTCGCAGACCGGGGACTTCTTGGTCTCCGGGCCCCACGAGTACTTGTCGCCGTCCGAGGCCACGACCTGGGCGGTGACCTTCAGGGGCTTGCTGTGCTCGGGCAGGTCGACCTTCTTGTGGAAGCTGCGCCCGAAGGTCTCGCTGATCAGCGTCTCGCCACCGGCCTTGACGGTGACCTTGTTGTCCTTCGGCGCGTACATCTTCAGGTCGATCGAGACCGAGTCGCAGGTCACCGACCATGAAGGGGTGTGTGCCTGGGCGGGGGCAGCCGCTATCGCGGTGCCGACGAACGCCGCGGCACCGGTCGCCGCGATGGCGACCGACCGCTGCCATCTGAGGCGCAGTGCTGTCATCGTTTTCCTTCCGGTAGGACCATCATGCGAGATGCACGCACGACGGGTGACAGCACGGTACTCGCATCCTCAACTCCGGGCACACGGACCCCGCGATATCCAACTCTTCCCGGGCACGCGCCGGTTCGCCGCACCTCCACCACATCTCCATCATTGCAGGTCGTGGCGGTGACCAACGGATATGCGCCGACTACGTTGCGATTAGGTCAAGTTGAGTGAGGAGCCGCGGCCGGCCGGGGCGAACACAGGCATGAAAATCCCCAGCGGTGCGGTGACGCAAGGCCGCAGGTACCCCACCGGGGGCGTCAATGAGCCGAGCGGTGCCATCGCGCGGGCGTCGCTCCGGCGTCCGAGAGCCGAGGTCGACTGCGGGCATCACAGCCTTTTCCCGCTCGTCGGATATTTTCCTCCCCTGGTGTCTACACTCCTGTCCGTGACGATGCCCTCTCTCGACAGCGTGCCCGTCGGAGCGCTGTCCCCGCTTCCCGCGCGCTCCGATGCCCTGCCCCTGCTGCCCGGCGGCAACGATCGGCAACTGGCCGCCCTGCGGCGGCTCATCGACCAGCTCGGTACCGGACGTGAGGGGACGGATCACCTCGCCTGGCCGGAGGAGGGCGACAGCATCACCGTCCGCGACGCCGTGCGGCGGCTGGGAAGTGTGGGGGTCGTCGCGCGCGAGGGGTCACGGGTGAAGCCGACGCCGGCCGCCCTGGACTGGCGGCGGACGGGACGGCACGACGTCCTGGTGGGCACCTTTCACCGCCATGTGGCGTTCGTCGGCGAACTGCTGGCGGCCCTCGAGGACCAGCCACTCGGCCTGGAGGAGCTGCTGAGGCTGGGCAGGGAGAGATACGGCTTCGACTGGCAGACCGTCACGCCTGTGCGGCAGCGGACGATCTGGCTCCGGGTGACCGGCATGATCACCTACTTCGGCGGCAGGGCCCGGCTCACCGACAGCGGCCGCACCCTGCTCGGCAGCCTGGAACTCGGCGAACCGGCCTGCGGTGCGAGGAGTCCGCAGGAGACCGCGCTGCCGAGCGTGCCCCCCGCCGGTGCTGCGGTACGCCGCCTGTGGGCGGAACGGAGCACCGCGGGCTGGGAGACGAGGGGGACCGGCCGCAACCTCTACATCCCCGGCCCCAAAGACGACAACGGACGCCTCCGCGCGCTGCGGATCCTGGTCTCCGGCTCCCGGCCCGAAGTGGCGCGCGAGGAATTCGGAGAACTCTGCGATCAGGTGGCGGGCAGGCCCGTCGCCGCCTCCTCCGCCGGCGCCGCGCTGGACGCGGTCGCCGCCCTCGGGCTGCTCGAGCGCGTCGGCGAGAACGCCTGGGCCCCCGGTGCCGCCGCGGAAGCCTGGCTGGCCGACGACGATCCGCTCGACCTGGCCCGGATCATCCACGCCGCGATCCGGTACTTCGGCGAAATACTGTCCGTGCTCGGTACCGAGACGGTCGCCACAGCCCGCCTCGTGCGGCACAGCGCGGAATACGTGACAGACGGCCTCACGCCGACGGCCGTCCACGCCCGCCTGCACCTGCTCGACTCCTGCGGACTCGCGAAGAAGATCACCAGCAAGACCTACCGGGCCACGCCCCTGGGCCGGGCCTTCCTCCGCACCCTGCCGCCGGACTCGGTCGCCGTCACACCGCCCCGGCCGGCCACCGGCCCCGGGCCCGTCCGCAGCAGGGCGACAGCCGAGGACGTGGCGGCCGAACTGGAGACCGCGGCCCGGCAGAGCGAGGACCCCGTCCGGCTCGAGAAGGCCGCCGTCGCCGCGCTCGAGGAGCTGGGCCTGGACGGGTCGCACCTCGGCGGTAGGGGCCGGACCGACGGCGCCGTACGGCTCGGAGCCGGTCTCCGGAGGCGGACGTTCGCGGTGGAGGCCAAAGCCACCGCCACGGGGGTGGTGGAGCGCAGAGCCGTCGACCTGGAAGGGCTCGCCGAGCACCGCGACCAGCTCGGAGCCGAGGCGACGCTGCTCATCGGTCCCGCCTTCCACGAGCGGGTGGTGACGGCCGCGCGCAAGGACGGCAAGGTCGCCGTCCTGCACACCGGTCTGCTGGCCGACGTGCTCCGCAGCCGCCGCACGATGCCCCCCACGCCCGGGCTCCTGGAGATCCTGCTCGACCCCGCCCGCGATCCGGCACTCCGGGAGACGGAGATCGAGGCCGCACGGCAGGAGGAGGAGCGGCGCTTCGCCGTCGAGCGAGCCGTCGTCGAGGCCCTGCTGGAGGAGGCGGAGTACTCGGAGGGCTGGCTGACCCTGCGCGATCTGGTGCGGGACCTGCGGAAGGGTGGACCGGACACCGACGAGCGGGAGATCCGGGAGGCGCTGGGCTTCCTCGCCTTCCCCCGGGTCGGTGCCGTCGAGGAGCGGGACGGGCAGTTCCGGGTGACCGTCAGCCGACGCACCCTCGTGCATCTCGTCCAGACGATGGGACGCTCCTGGCTCACGGTCTCCCCGGACGAGGCCGGGTGACGCGAGGTCGGGGACGTCCCTCGCGGCACCGCGACCGGGCGGCGCGGGCTCCGCTGCCGCGGAACCGGGGCTCAGAAGACCGCTTCGGTCTCGTCCATCCGGTCCTGCGGGACCCGCTTGAGCTCGGAGACCGCGTCGGCGAGCGGGGCCATCACGATCCGGGTGCCGCGCAGGGCTGTCATCCGGCCGAACTCGCCACGGTGCGCGGCCTCGACGGCGTGCCAGCCGAAGCGGGTGGCGAGCACCCGGTCGTAGGCCGTGGGGGTGCCGCCGCGCTGGATGTGGCCGAGGATGACGGGCCGCGCCTCCTTGCCGAGCCGGTGCTCCAACTCGACCGCGAGCCGGTTGCCGATACCGGTGAAGCGCTCGTGACCGTACTGGTCGATCACGCCCTTCTCGTACGGCATGGAGCCCTCGGCCGGGTGCGCGCCCTCGGCGACGCAGACGATGGCGAACTTCTTGTCCCGTGCGAACCGCTCCTCGACCATCTTGGCCAGGTCGTCGACCTCGAAGTTGCGCTCAGGGATGCAGATGGCGTGCGCGCCCGCCGCCATGCCCGCCTCCAGCGCGATCCAGCCCGCGTGCCGGCCCATGACCTCCACGACCATCACCCGCTGGTGGGACTCGGCGGTGGTCTTGAGGCGGTCCATGGCCTCGGTGGCGACACCGACGGCGGTGTCGAAGCCGAAGGTGCGGTCCGTGGCGGAGATGTCGTTGTCGATGGTCTTGGGGACGCCGACGACCGGCAGCCCGATCTCGGCGAGCATCCGCGCGGCGGTCAGGGTGCCCTCGCCGCCGATCGGGATCAGCGCGTCCAGGCCGAGGCGGTCGATCAGCTCCTCGGAGTTGTTGCACGCCTCCCGCAGCCGGTCCCGCTCCAGCCGGGCCGAGCCGAGGATGGTGCCGCCGCGGGCGAGGATGCCGCTGACGGAGTTTATGTCCAGGGGCCGGTAGCGGCCCTCCAGCAGGCCCTTGAATCCGTCCTCGAATCCGATGACCTCGTCGCCGCGGTCGTGTACGGCGCGATGCACGACGGATCGGATCACGGCGTTGAGACCGGGGCAGTCTCCGCCCGCGGTGAGCACTCCGATACGCATGGGGTTCGCTTCTCCTGCTCCGTAGATGCCCGCCCGGGAGGCGGGCCGCTTGGGGCACGGTCGGACCTCACTGTCCGGGGGTGCCGCTGGTCCCTGAGCCGGTGCGATTGTTTCACGTCTTGAAGGCGGGGGAAGGGGCCCCGTTCAGCATCCGGACCGCTGCGGACGCCCTCCGGCGGAAGCGCACCGGCCGGCCACCTGGCGCGCGTGCGGACCAGAGACGCAGGTACTGTCAAGGGTATAGCCCTACCCTTACGGGTGCTTTCCAGGCGGAACTGCTCAAGAGGTCCCCGAGGCGCTCCCGACCGCGACCGGAGGAGACAGCGCGTGGCGCGCAGCGTGTACGTGACCGGCATCGGCCGCAGCGACGGACGCCAGGTGGTCGAGCTGGGAGTCATGGAGCTCCTGACCCGCCAGGTGGACCGCGTCGGGGTGTTCCGGCCCCTGGTGCACGACGAGCCCGACGAGCTTTACGACCTGCTGCGCAGCCGCTATCGGCTCACCCAGCCCGCCTCCTCGGTCTTCGGCATGCGGTACGAGGAGGCGGCGGCGCTCCAGGCCGAGCAGGGCACGGACGAGCTGATCTCCCACCTGGTGGACCGCTATCACCAGGTCGCCGACGTCTATGAGGCCGTCCTCGTGCTCGGCACCGACTTCGCCGACACCGGGCTGCCCGCCGAGCTCGCGCTCAACGCGCGGCTCGCGAACGAGTTCGGGGCGGCCGTGCTGCCGGTCGTCGCCGCCCGCGACCAGTCGCCCGAGGCGGTGGTCGCCGAGGTCCGCAACGCGCACGACGCCTATGCCTCGCTGGGCGCCGACCTGATCGCCATGGTCGCCAACCGGGTGGCCGACCCCGAGGGCACGGCAGCCGTGCGTGGACTGGCCGAGCGGCTGCCCGAACCGGTGTTCGTGCTGCCGGAGGAGCCCGCGCTGGCCGCGCCCACAGTGGCCCAGGTCAAGGAGGCGACGGCGGCGCAGGTTTTGCTCGGGGACCACGCCGGGCTCTCCCGCGACGTCCGCAATCTGGTCTTCGGCGGCGCCCACCTGCCCGTCTTCCTGCCCGCACTCACCGAAGGCTGTCTGGTGGTCACTCCCGGCGACCGCTCGGACCTGCTCATCGGGGCGCTGGCCGCGCACTCCGCCGGCTCCCCCGCCATCGCCGGTGTCCTGCTCACCCTGGACGAACGGCCCGACGACCAGACCCTGGCGCTGGCCGCGCGGCTGGCGCCCGGCACGCCGGTGCTGGTGGTCCCGGAGGGGTCGATGCCGACGGCCGACGCGCTGCTGTCCCTGGAGGGCAAGCTGACCGCCGCCACCCCGCGGAAGGCCGAGATCGCACTGGGGCTGTTCGAGACCCACGTGGACGCCGCCCAGCTCTCGGCACAGCTCTCGGTGGAGCGCAGCGAGCGGGTCACGCCGATGATGTTCGAACACGAGCTGGTGGAGCGCTCGCGCGCGGCACGGCGGCACATCGTGCTGCCGGAGGGCGCCGAGGAGCGGGTGCTGCGCGCGGCCGAGGTGCTGCTGCGGCGCAACATCTGCGATCTGACGCTGCTGGGCGACCCGGCGGTGATCCGCAAGCGCGCCGCCGAGCTGAGCATCGGCCTCGATCTGCCGGCCGGCGACGAGATCCCCGCGGACGCCGCCGCGGGCCCGGGCGGCGCCACCGCGCGCATCGTCGATCCGCAGACCTCTCCGCTGCGGGAGCGCTTCGCCGAGGTGTACGCGGCTCTCCGTGCGCACAAGGGTGTCACCTACGAGCTGGCCCACGACGTGGTCTCCGACGTGTCGTACTTCGGCACGCTCATGGTCGACGAGGGGCTGGCCGACGGCATGGTCTCCGGTGCCGTGCACTCGACGGCGGCGACGGTCCGCCCGGCCTTCGAGATCATCCGCACCCGGCCGGACGCCTCGATCGTCTCCTCGGTGTTCTTCATGTGCCTGGCCGACCGGGTGCTGGTCTACGGGGACTGTGCCGTGGTGCCGGACCCGGACGCCGAGCAGCTCGCCGACATCGCGATCCAGTCGGCGGCCACCGCGGCCCGGTTCGGGGTGGAGCCGCGGATCGCGATGCTCTCGTACTCGACGGGCACCTCGGGCTCGGGCGCCGACGTGGACAAGGTACGGCGGGCCACCGAGCTGGTCCGCGAGCGCCGTCCGGACCTCCTCACGGAGGGACCGATCCAGTACGACGCGGCCGTGGAGCCCTCCGTCGCCGCCACCAAGCTGCCCGGCTCCGCGGTGGCGGGGCAGGCCACCGTGCTGGTCTTCCCCGATCTGAACACCGGCAACAACACCTACAAGGCCGTGCAGCGCTCGGCCGGGGCCATCGCCGTGGGTCCCGTCCTCCAGGGGCTGCGCAAGCCGGTCAACGACCTGAGCCGCGGCGCGCTGGTGCAGGACATCGTCAACACGGTCGCGATCACCGCGGTCCAGGCACAGGCCGCGTTCCCGCACGGCTCCGGCGGCTGAGCGCCGCCCCCGCCCCCCGTACCCGCACAGAGAGCGCCCTGCCGTGAGCCCCACCCGGATCCTCGTCCTCAACTCCGGCTCGTCGTCGGTGAAGTACCAGCTGATCGACATGGTGGACCGCAGCCGACTGGCCGCGGGCCTCGCCGAGCGGATCGGCGAGGAGACCTCGGCCGTCACCCACCAGCCGCTCGCCGCCGGGGGCGAGCGGCGCACCCGCACGGGCAGGCTGGCCGACCACGGCGCGGCGCTGGGGGCCGTCGCCGAGGAGCTGGCCGCCGACGGGCTCGGCCTGGACTCCCCCGAACTCGCCGCGATCGGCCACCGGGTGGTGCACGGCGGGCTGCGGCTGACCGAGCCGACGGTGGTGGACGACGCCGTACTCGAGGAGATCGAGCGGCTGGTCCCGGTGGCGCCGCTGCACAATCCGGCGAATGTCACCGGCATCCGCACGGCGCAGCGGCTGCGCCCCGACCTGCCGCAGGTCGCCGTCTTCGACACCGCGTTCCACTCCACCATGCCGGAGCACGCGGCCCGCTACGCCATCGACACGGAGACCGCCGACGCGCACCGGGTGCGCCGCTACGGCTTCCACGGCACCTCGCACGCCTATGTGTCGCGCAAGGCCGCCGAGCTGCTGGGCAAGGACCCCGGCGAGGTGAATCTGATCGTGCTGCACCTGGGCAACGGCGCGTCGGCCTCCGCCGTGCGCGGCGGGCGGTGCGAGGACACATCCATGGGGCTGACCCCCTTGGAGGGGCTGGTGATGGGAACCCGGTCGGGTGACATCGACCCGGCGGTGGTCTTCCACCTCAAGCGGGTGGCCGGAATGGACACGGACGCCGTGGACGAGCTGCTGAACAAGCGCAGCGGCCTGCTGGGGCTGTGCGGCGACAACGACATGCGCGAGATCCGCCGCCGGATCGAGGCGGGGGACCGGGCCGCGGCGCTGGCCTTCGACATCTACGTCCACCGGCTGAAGAAGTACATCGGTGCCTACTACGCCGTACTGGGCAGGGTCGACGCCGTGGTCTTCACCGCGGGCGTCGGCGAGAACGCCGCACCGGTGCGCGAGGCCGCCGTGGCGGGCCTGGCGGAGCTGGGGCCGGCCGTGGACAGCGAGCTGAACGCGGCGGAGGGAAAGGAGGCGCGGCTGATCTCGCCCGCGGACGCGAGAGTGGCCGTTGCCGTGGTACCGACCGACGAGGAACTGGAGATCGCAGAGCAGACCTATGCGCTGGTCGTGCCGAGCCGGACGGCTCCGGCGCCCGGGGGTGCCGCCCCCGAATCGTTCAGTACCTAAACAAAACGATAGGATCGCCACCATGCGCCGTTCCAAAATCGTCTGCACCCTGGGCCCTGCCGTCGACTCCTACGAACAGCTGAAGACGCTGATCGAGGCGGGTATGAACGTGGCCCGGTTCAACATGAGCCACGGCTCGCACGCCGAGCACGAGGAGCGGTACCACCGCACCCGCAAGGCCGCCGAGGAGACCGGTCGCGCGGTGGGTGTCCTCGCCGACCTGCAGGGCCCCAAGATCCGCCTGGAGACTTTCGCCGAGGGACCCGTCGAGCTGGTCCGCGGCGAGGAGTTCACCATCACGACCGAGGACGTGGCGGGCGACAGGAGTATCTGCGGCACCACCTACAAGGGGCTGCCCGGTGACGTCTCCAAGGGCGACCCGGTGCTGATCAACGACGGGAACGTCGCGCTGCAGGTCGTCGAGGTCGAGGGCCCCCGGGTCCGTACGATCGTCATCGAGGGCGGTGTCATCTCCGACCACAAGGGGATCAACCTGCCCGGCGCCGCGGTGAACGTGCCCGCGCTCAGCGAGAAGGACATCGAGGACCTGAAGTTCGCTCTCCGGATGGGCGCCGACATGATCGCCCTCTCGTTCGTGCGCAACGCCTCCGATGTGCGCGACGTGCACCGCGTGATGGACGAGGTCGGACGCCGGGTCCCGGTGATCGCCAAGGTCGAGAAGCCGCAGGCGGTCGCCAACATGGAGGAGGTCGTCATGGCCTTCGACGGCGTGATGGTGGCGCGCGGCGACCTGGCCGTGGAGTACCCGCTGGAGCAGGTCCCGATGGTGCAGAAGCGGCTGGTGGAGCTGTGCCGCCGCAACGCCAAGCCGGTGATCGTGGCGACCCAGATGATGGAGTCCATGATCACCAACTCTCGGCCCACCCGCGCGGAGGCCAGTGACGTCGCCAACGCGGTGCTGGACGGTGCCGACGCGGTGATGCTCTCCGCCGAGTCCTCGGTGGGCCAGTATCCGATCGAGACCGTCAAGACGATGTCGAAGATCGTGCAGGCCGCCGAGGAGGAACTGCTCGGCCGCGGCCTGCAGCCGTTGGTGCCCGGCAAGAAGCCGCGCACCCAGGGCGGTTCGGTCGCCCGCGCGGCGTGCGAGATGGCCGACTTCCTGGACGGCAAGGCCCTGGTGGCCTTCACCAAGTCCGGCGACACCGCCCGGCGGCTGTCCCGCTACCGGGTCGGCCAGCCCATCCTCGCCTTCACCACGGAGGCGGCCACCGCCAACCAGCTGACGCTGAGCTGGGGTGTGGAGACGTTCGTGGTCAAGCACGTCGACCACACCGACGAGATGGTCGAGCTCGTCGACGCCGAACTGTTGCGGCTGCAGCGGTTCGAGACCGGCGACACCATGCTGATCACCGCGGGCTCCCCGCCCGGCGTCCCCGGCACCACCAACATGGTCCGCGTCCACCACCTGGGCACCGCCTGACCCGCTGACAGCTCCCCGCCCCCGTGCGCCGGGGGCCGGGCGCCGCACCGACGCACGAAAGGTCCCGCACCCCGGGCAGGGGGCGGGACCTTTGGTGCGGAGGTGGCCTGCCTGCGGCCTACTTGCGGACGTACTGGTGCAGCCCGGGAATCGTCAGGGTGCCGCCGAACTGGCCCGCCTGCCGCACCGACACGTCGGTGAAGTAGGCGAAGGGCACATTGATCGGCGGGGGCGTCTCGGGACTGAAGGTGATCGGGATCAGCCCGAACAGGTTGCCCTTCAGCTCCTCGGTGTACATGGTCACCTTGCCGCCGCGGATGGTCGACCTGGAGCCCTCGGCCGCCTGCACGTGGTAGGTCACCCCGTCGGCCTGCACCGTCTGGTGCAGATCGCCGATGTCGAGCGCGTCGGCGGTGAACTTCAGGGCCTGCTTGGTCTTCCCGTTGGGCATGGTGATGTTGACGACCCCCTCGTAGTCCAGGCCCATCAGCGTCAGCGAGGACGCCTCCAGGTGCCAGGGGTCGTTGGGGACCTGGGCCGGGGTCTGCTCGCCGGTGCCCTGAACGTCCATCTTCTCGGGGCACGGGAAGGGCTTGCCGGCGTCCTTCTCGGGGTCGTAGTCGCGGGCGGTGCCGTCCTTCTCGTCGGCACCGACTCCGGAGTCCCCGCCCGGCTCGTCCTTGCCGTCCTTCTCGTCCCCGGCGTCCTTGTCGCCCTCTTCGGCCTTGCCCGCCTTGTCGGAACCGCTCGCCGCGTCGTTCCCGTCACCCTTGCCGGTCCGCTCGGCGCTGCCGCCGCTGTCCGATCCGGGCTCGGGCTTCGCGTCGCCGCCGGACGAGGGGTTCGCGTCCCCGGCGTCCCCCGAGGAGTCCCCGGAGCCCTTCGAGGGGCTGGGCGTGGGGCTCTCGGAAGGCTCGTCGGCGGGCTCGTCGGTGTCCTCGCCCTTGTCCGGGTGAAGGAGGTCGTCGAGCGTCTTGCCCACCCCCAGCGGGTCGTACCAGGGGTTCTCCTCCTCGTCCTGCGCACTGTCCTCGGACTTCGCGGAGGGCGAGGGTGAGGGCGCGCCGGCAGGCTCCTCGGAAGCGGTCTTCCCGGAGGAGCCGGACGGCTTGTCGCCGGCGGATCCGGTACCGGAGGCGCCGTCCTCGGACGTCCCGTCGGCCTTCTCGCCGGCCTTCTCGCCGTCGGCCTCGCCGGCAGCCTCCTTGGCCGCCTTCTCCCGCTCGGCCTGCTCGCGGGCCAGCTCCTTCTTGAGCTTCTCGGCCCGCTCCTTGCGCTCGGCCTTCTCCTCCTCGGTCTCCTGCTGCTCGGATATGGAGACGCAGGAGTCGCCCTTGAAGGGATTCTTGGGGAGCGGCTTGGCGTTGGCGAGCTGCGGGGTGATCCCGACTCCCAGGAGGACGGCCGAAGGCATCGCGGCCAGAGCCACCGCCTTGCCGGCCGGCAAGTGGAACCGGGTCAGCAGCGGCTTCCTGGGGGCGGCGTGCCGGGGCCCGGCTCTTCCCCGGGCACCCGACGCGGCGCCCGGGCGCGCGCCCTCCCCTTCGTGGACCTCGTCACC
It encodes the following:
- a CDS encoding sensor histidine kinase, with amino-acid sequence MRVPRPRFPLRSRPRSLAGQLFAMQVVLVAVVVAGCAVFAYVSGKSQAREAATHRARATTQAVADSPSVRAAIGSADPSARLQPYAEQVRRDTGVSFVTIMNPRGKRWTHPDPNRIGEQFVGHIGPALRGHTFDETYTGTLGPSVRVVTPVREAGHGGREGRIIGLVSAGITIDTISEQVGEQLTAVLAVAGGALALGALGTYLTNARLRRHTHGMNAVELSRLHDYHQATLHAVREGLLLLDGEGRVALVNDGARLLLGRDGPRDLVGRTVGDLGLPPELTEALLAEEPRRDEVHLTGERIVVVNTAPVDGGERRGTVVTLRDHTELRALAGELDSVRGFAEALRSQAHEAANRLHTVVSLIELGRVTEAVRFATEELELAQALTDRVVSAVREPVLAALLLGKAAQAKERGVELLLAADSGVEDVPGIPGRDLVTVLGNLIDNAVEAVTAAPTGRLPGPGPAGDEPAPDSPRVTVTVRCTRSGVLLLRVADTGPGLPPGAGDRLFERNWSTKPGRGGGIGLALVRQTAHRHGGEVHARDLPGAGAEFEVRLPLPRKAGTQEVPR
- a CDS encoding response regulator, with protein sequence MTLRVLVVEDDPVAADAHALYVSRVPGFEVAGKAHSRAEALRALEDAAGRGGGVDLILLDLYLPDGSGLDLLRALRAAGHSEDVFAVTSARDLTMIREGVALGVVQHVLKPFTFRTLSDRLLRYADFRATAEAGGEAVSQDEVDRTLSVLRAAPTASALPKGLSSPTLARVTDRLREAAREGLTASEAAAALGVNRITARRYLEHLVTTGSAERRQRYGQVGRPEHHYLWRGGPASGGP
- a CDS encoding Hsp20/alpha crystallin family protein, with translation MTALRLRWQRSVAIAATGAAAFVGTAIAAAPAQAHTPSWSVTCDSVSIDLKMYAPKDNKVTVKAGGETLISETFGRSFHKKVDLPEHSKPLKVTAQVVASDGDKYSWGPETKKSPVCEKPTPSPTPSESESTPPSSPSPSQSPSEKPEPSAPESSSSAPAEKPQGGGDDLAETGSSSNTPMIAGIAAAVVVAGGGLVAFARKRRSSQS
- a CDS encoding ATP-dependent 6-phosphofructokinase, whose protein sequence is MRIGVLTAGGDCPGLNAVIRSVVHRAVHDRGDEVIGFEDGFKGLLEGRYRPLDINSVSGILARGGTILGSARLERDRLREACNNSEELIDRLGLDALIPIGGEGTLTAARMLAEIGLPVVGVPKTIDNDISATDRTFGFDTAVGVATEAMDRLKTTAESHQRVMVVEVMGRHAGWIALEAGMAAGAHAICIPERNFEVDDLAKMVEERFARDKKFAIVCVAEGAHPAEGSMPYEKGVIDQYGHERFTGIGNRLAVELEHRLGKEARPVILGHIQRGGTPTAYDRVLATRFGWHAVEAAHRGEFGRMTALRGTRIVMAPLADAVSELKRVPQDRMDETEAVF
- the pta gene encoding phosphate acetyltransferase — encoded protein: MARSVYVTGIGRSDGRQVVELGVMELLTRQVDRVGVFRPLVHDEPDELYDLLRSRYRLTQPASSVFGMRYEEAAALQAEQGTDELISHLVDRYHQVADVYEAVLVLGTDFADTGLPAELALNARLANEFGAAVLPVVAARDQSPEAVVAEVRNAHDAYASLGADLIAMVANRVADPEGTAAVRGLAERLPEPVFVLPEEPALAAPTVAQVKEATAAQVLLGDHAGLSRDVRNLVFGGAHLPVFLPALTEGCLVVTPGDRSDLLIGALAAHSAGSPAIAGVLLTLDERPDDQTLALAARLAPGTPVLVVPEGSMPTADALLSLEGKLTAATPRKAEIALGLFETHVDAAQLSAQLSVERSERVTPMMFEHELVERSRAARRHIVLPEGAEERVLRAAEVLLRRNICDLTLLGDPAVIRKRAAELSIGLDLPAGDEIPADAAAGPGGATARIVDPQTSPLRERFAEVYAALRAHKGVTYELAHDVVSDVSYFGTLMVDEGLADGMVSGAVHSTAATVRPAFEIIRTRPDASIVSSVFFMCLADRVLVYGDCAVVPDPDAEQLADIAIQSAATAARFGVEPRIAMLSYSTGTSGSGADVDKVRRATELVRERRPDLLTEGPIQYDAAVEPSVAATKLPGSAVAGQATVLVFPDLNTGNNTYKAVQRSAGAIAVGPVLQGLRKPVNDLSRGALVQDIVNTVAITAVQAQAAFPHGSGG